CTCAACAGGTAGCTCCTAAAGGTAGCAGGCTAAAGAACACAGCCTGGAGCTACGAGAGCGTTTTAATGTGTTCGTCACAAATGACAACGTGCAAGAAATCTGAGAACACAAAACATGCTGCCTGTCATCCACTGGTGCCTGGTACACAGCATGAAACCTAGAACCTGTAGCATTATCTCTCTGCCCTACACAATTTAAGTTTTGCCTAATTCCTAAAGATAAAGGTGGCAAAAAGATGTTTGCTCTATACTGGTCCTAGTGATCTGATGTCTCTACACATTTGATCCAGGTCATGAAGACCTTCAGGAGTATGTTAATGTTGGGGTAGATGTGGTAGATGCCAATGGCGAGGACTCGGCACCCTTGCAAAAGAAGAACCACGTGCAGCTCCCTAAAGAAACTTTTAAAAAGTTTGAAATCCAATAGTTTTACACCAGTTAATGGTTTTTTCAACTTTGATCCGAGGAGCCATTTAGGAAGCTTTGTTTGCACTGAAGCAGGGTTCCACAAAGTTTTTCTTGAGCAACTCATTTTAGTCAACCGTTGAATTAGTACAGTGTATTTGAATTTTAGACATAGGACTCCTGGTGCAGATCACCAAGATGGTACAGAAGTCCCAGTTGGTAACACTCTCCacaatgcaccatgtcacaccAGAATCCTCTGAATGACTTGGTTCACATCTCAGCGATTGaaccatttacattacattacatttatggcatttagctgacgctcttatccagagcgacttacaaggttactcgtattacagaggagggccaatgtagtgttagaagtcttgcccaaggacttgccctggtgtagcgcagcatagccgcccagactgggaatcgaaccccagtctcccacatggtgtggtagctcactggcaggtagtggtgttatctgtcgctccacaccaaccacaaccgAACAGAGAATTTGAAAAAGTGGTGCAATTCCCCTCTAAAGACTGCAGATAAGCAGCTCCCGATGGAAAATTTTACATTCATAAGCAAATATATGAACCAAACCACATCCTGGGGGGAAAATTCATTCTGAAGACTTTATTGCGCTACCCTGAGGAATCAAAATGACAATCAGTTACAGTGACCATAgcaaatatgacaaatatgaaACCCTGTGATTGTTATAATCCTTGTAATCGCAAAAATAAACtccaatgaaaatgaaatatgaTCAAATGAAAAAGTAAATGCCTTttgagttctttttttttctaactCATCAATCATTCAAAACACACTGCAACTGACGTTGTGCTGTAGACAGCAttaaaataaatctaaaataCAGAAGGTAGTAGAGGCAGGAATCCAGATCTATTTGTCAAGTGTCATTACACTTCCCCATGGTTTACAGGAACAGGGTGTTCTCTAATGGAATGTATCCAACAACAAACTGAATGTTTGACAGGTGTGGGTGGGATCATATCGGGAAAGTAATCTTTCACTTTTCATATGGATCTAGAAGCATTCTGAAATGCCTCCCATCTGACCCCAATGGTCACGTTAATCTGCAGTCACtacattatgtataaaaactgttaAGGTAAACTCTAACTAACAGACTTCCCCATGCACAACACATAAGGCGCCATGGATGGACTGTCTGCTTGAGGAAGAACACAGCACAAACTAAAAAACAGGGAAGAAAAACCCATGCTGGTGTATATGCCCACAATACCCAAGAAGGCCACATCGAAGACACAACAAACAGAGATGATCAGTCCAATCTATTGCCTAGCAGTCTATCAGCTTGCAGCTATTGGGAAGAACCTTGTCTCGGTTCCAAAAGCCCAAGCATTTCAGACTCAGCCTCTTTGGATTTAGCAGATGGAGCAGCCATCTTCAACAACACCTTGACTTCGAAGTGGACCTTCTCAGCAAAGCCTCAGACCGGAGCTCTGTTATCGCTGCGGAAACGGGTCAGAAAGCAAGATCCCTGGGACAGAAATAAGAGCAGGTCTCAGTGAAACAACTTTTGGCATCTGGTCAAAGACTCTGACCACTCACACAGTGGCTTATAGGCAATCCTGAGAAAAAAAGCAAGCATGCTTGGTGAACGTTCACCTGTTAGTGAAGCAACAGCACACAAGTGTATCCTGCTAGTTCACAGCACACGGAGAAAAGAGTAAATGCATTAATGAATATAAAAGTCATCACTTTGTGACAAAGGTGCCAAACAGagctaaaaatggttctttgcagcAAAGCTATAGCAGAACCAGTTTTGATGTTTCACATTTTTTCAATTAAAAGCCATTTAGGAGCCTTTTTAGGTTTCGCCAGGTTAGCAAGACTAGTGCTGCTAATAATTAGCAAGACATTTAGCAAGACAAAGCCTTGACAATGGTCATTTAGATATTTTCTTCTGGATTTGTTTTCTGGACACATTTATGTACTGTCACAAAGTGAAGCGAAAGGATCGTTCTACagcatatatgcatattttaggTGCTAATCTTGGAAACTAAGCTAGAAGTAAAGCAAAAGGCACTCAGCACACTAAAGCCAGTAGGCCTCTACTTACACGGTAGCGCTCAGCTTTCCGCAAAACTTATTTCTTCTTCCCTCCTAATGAcatattttcagtttttttcttctgtGCCTCATTAGAACAAAAGACACACCTTTATGTTAGCAGGAGGTGAACAAAATGTCATAAGGATGCTAAATTGCACTTACTGGTGAGGTCCAACTCACAAATTCATGGCCTTACAAACAAAGGTCAAGAGACAAGAATGGCATAATACTGTACCTTACCCAGTCAGAGAGGAGCTAACGTTACAAAATACTTTCTGTAAGCTATATTAGGAGGTTGCTAATGCCAGTAGAGCGGCTGATTATTCCGTACCTGGAAAGAACTGTATTAGCCTAAAATCATGTGAACCATTTATTGTACATTTAAGACTGGAAGTGCTGAGTAGATGGATGGTGGATATTAAAGGAGGTAGCAGAGGAGGGTCTACCTCGGTCATGGCATCATCAATCTGCTTGAGCTCCTCATAGTGATCTCGTGAGTCCCGCAGAGGCTGtaccatgatttcctcaatctgCGGGAAGAGCtggacatacacacatttacgtATGAGATCAGTACCTGACTCTATTAATCTATTACTATTACAGTGCAGCTGGTTGAGATACAGTCTAATAAAGTCTATTAATGCTAAGTCTGCAGAAATACGTAATACGGAAATACTGCCCAGAATTTATTGGTGCTCAGCAGCACCAATAAACCAAACATCCCCATTATCCACCTTCCCACTTCTAGCTTGCTGATGCTATGATTGAGTTAGGAAGGACACATCTCTGAGGCGCTGATCCATACCTTCATGACTGTCTCAAACATGGGAATGAGGACGAACTTAATGAAGCCAATCTGAGCAGTGGGCTTGGTCACTTTGTCCCTGTCCATAAAGGGAGCGACAGGAAGGCCCTCTGACTTCTCTCGGTCGCTCTgggcacaaacacacaggacTGATTTTATCAACACTGGATCAATCTATCAAACCACAGCAGGGTGCATTAGGGCACAATGTGCTGACCTGCATGAAGTACTCCTCCAGCAGACAGTCAACCCATGGCTCGGCCACTTCCGTGGGCCTGACCTCGTTGGAAATGTCACAGCACTTGATCAGGACCATCTTCAGCTGCATACACACAGCAGGGGAAGACACAAAGAGGGCTTTCATGGACTGGTCAACAGATCTGTACCTTTCATCATTCAGCGAGCTCAGTTGCACTGGGTACCAGCTCCATGCTGACAGAAAGGCCAAAGCGGCTCTAATCCCACTGTGTTATTTTCAACACTCATATTTGACCTGCAGCGCTGGGAGTACGTACGCAAGTCACATGCTCCTCATTGGTGAAGTCAAAGTTGTCCACTTTGTGCTTGAAGGAGTCCAGGATCTCTCCATGTCTGGCCATGTCAGTGGCCAAAATCAGCGTGATGATCGCCTGCAGGCAAAGGGTTGCATTAGAAATGTATCTGTTCCTCTGTTGTAAACCAAAGGCCAACAGTAGTTGCACAGACATTTAAGAGTTTGCCATACTTTAGTTTTCCGGTGGAAAGGCCTTCTAGGCTTTCAGAAAAGGCCTAATGATTTCCAGGGATTTCAAATATATGGTTGTTATTTTGACttattatttgaactgtatGTTTTACACAGATACTTTGATTACTATGTTttggttaaatggttaaatCTTGAAAATCCCAATCCCAATGGAATTTGTTCAGTATAAACTAGCTCCCCAATTGGTTAGTCTTAGAACTGGAATGATGTCCCAATGCTGCGTTCATGGCAAGTGGGAGCTTGGTATTTTCCAACTTTCCAATCTTCTACTTCCCATCTAAAAGCGTTCATGCAACTTCAAATGGTTGAGGTCAGAAAGAGTCTCTCACAGTAAGATAAGACTTGTTTAACTGCTGTGTGAGTTTAGAAAACTCTTAAAAGCATTTACAGTTGTACACTCATCATGGGCACGAGTAGCATGGCAATATTGGGTTTTCAGTGATTTGACAGGAATGTGACTTCTGTTTTTCTGGGATAGAATGAGTAACAACATACCTCTTcgaccccttaaaaagcctgctGATGGGCCAaaaatgttattacaaacttctgttaccaaagaatagccccaccaagTACCTGTAATTGCTTAGCAATACATCTTAGTGTGTAAtgagcctttctgcgttaaggggttattggaagaaaacaaaaattTGGTGCATTCATATATACAGGGTAAGAATATTTACATACAGCACACAACCACTGTGTATGTATATTGTTAACCCTCTTTATTTAATTGGGACCCTGCGTTGACCCTGTTTGATTTGTATTAGAGATGTGCATTGTAGACTCATTCTgcaccagaaaaaaacaattcatCTTCCATATGAATTATATCAATATCACAAACAAAATGGTATtagatacatacacacaaactcaaaaaaaaaattaagcattTTCTATGCATTAAATGAATATTAGTGGTTGACAGAGGGTAGAAATGCTCCGCTGCACTGCTCCACTTGTAGACTAACCTGACGGATCTGTTTAAAAGTTTCAGAATCCACGTTGGCAAAGATGTTGCACTCGGGCAGAGCAAGGATTTGGAAAGCGACAGCACAGTGGTGGTTCTCTAGAGGGGAGATGTCATTATAGCGCACTGCCAGCTCTGTGCGGGCATTGATCTGGTACCTGGCAAAAACAACATGAATGACAATTTACTATAGTATTACCCTTTTGCATTATTTTACTAATTAAAGTAATGTATGCACTACAATACTGTATACGGTCACTgtgatgcaaaaaccttgtacatccaaaatattaaagcaacattatgtagcatttgtaccttaCAATAGCAGCCTCAAAATCATTGtgacgctccactgactgtaacagggatgTCTCTATCGTTGCTAGTCTATGCTTAACATACCAGAAACTGCATCAGGACAACATTCATGAGAACTGCATAACACTCAAGATATAAGAtatatgtaaaatcctgtaatattactccaccgcctcagttcacatgcttctttcaatGTCAGTGGCGGTTCTGTAtctcccagcttgtccagaaatgtctGTGTAGAGTGTGTCCTTTAAacgtggctcaaagcacaaattataCTTcttaactgtagggggagcccatgagcaaataataccaattctcacattaGGCTGctttaactttacaggagaaaaaaaacccttcatAACTTTCAGTTGAAGTCGTGGCATTTTTTGTCACAAAAAAAGGCcaaaattgagatacaaggtttttgcatgacagtgacgttatacatacacatacagccTGACTGGGTACAGTCAGACTTGTACATTTGCAATGAACTGGTTGATCTGACACTTACGTGTTATTATATCCTGGGTGGTCCAAGTCGTGACATACTGCTGCAGTCATTAAAATACCTAAGTCGGTCAGAGTGAGCTTTTCCTGTGGACCAAatgcatccacacacacacacacaaacacaaacacacacacacacacacacacacacacacacacacacacacagtgtttctgCATGTTTTTGTCACAGGGCCACCATTCCTGCATTATGTATGCCAGAGTTCTCACCTGAAGGTTGCAGAGGTGGATCATGCCATACATCATCTGACTCACACAGAAGCAATGGCGGAAGTTGTGGAAGGGGTTGCTACGGTAATTCTCCTGAATAGCAAGCTGAAAATAAATACGGTAATGATGGGTTTTGTACAAGGCCCGTAAATTTGTACTCATCAGACCGACCACAGAGGAAATGTTGAAGGCTATGTTCATGCTAGATCATTCTGCTGCTTTATGTGCATGAAATTATACTCCTACACTACGCATACTTTACTAATGAATGCAGAACTAACTGTAATTTTAGAAGGGCCCAGAAAAGCATGCTGCCTTTatgaaccactgttggttcaaTGGCCCTGATTTTCACTCCATCCCAACTCTAAACACGTTGAGCAAAACTGTCTGGGGTTCTATACGAATGTAAGTGTTTGTCCTTTACATCATACATCAGTTTTTAACGTTAAAAAGGTTCCTCCCAGGAACGCatcattcatttaattaattttattaaattgaatGATTCTCTTAAGATCCGTCCACCCAACATTCGGACATAATATTTAGATTGTTGACTGTTGACCATGCTCTGAGGTGGAACTGGAGGGTGGAGCCCCCTGTTGttgtggtgagtgatggaagaaagggaggagacgggGTGGAGGTTGATGCGatgtttgtttaaaataaagttGGACTGAAAAGCAGGGTTATATAAGGGGCTTGAGGGCCTGGAGGAAGAGTTTGGTATGTAATCCTTCTCCCAAAAAACAGTTATGTTATGTCATTTTTCACTAGCCCTCTGAACAGCTACGCAATTGGTGGGCTGTTAAAATCTGTTAACAACACTTCTCACTCTTTcagctaatgaatgcattcgcaTTGCCGAAAAGCAGCACAGTTCATATTGCTTTTAAATCTCATCGCCTAGTGACTGCCTAGTGACCGATTCGTAGCTACTTCCCATAGGACTCCATGCAAATATGCACAGGCAGCAGTGGATGAAATGCCTAGTGTGAACATAGCCAACACCTTAAACCCTAAGGGCCTACATGTTGGCACACACTTCAGATTTCACGCTCATAACAACATACATTCACATTACTTAATAGTTCTTAGCAGACACTTAATATATAAAGAAGCAACAGTAAATATTTTGTCAAGGCACAAATCTTTTACTGAATTCGTACTGGTTCTCACTGTTGCTGATTGGCTCAACTTTATTTGCTCTCCTCATTAGTTTTCCACCGGCAGTCCAATGtaaaatgataaagtaactgGATTACAGAGTTTATCTAACTCACATTTTACTGTATCTCAGTTAgccaacattattattattacatattgcGTTGAGCTTAAAagcattagtaaatgagctgcagctgaaatctTTTGTAAGAATGTGAATCTGTGTCCCTTTCCTTCAGTTCCAGTTTACAGTTAATTCCCATTTGCAGGTTAGGACTcctgacaagcaggcagttaaaCAGTTgagccactctagagctgtgaagccatgtGAATTTTTGCGTCCAAGAAAGAACATAAAGGTACATTCACCTagaactgtgtttttgtgtagtgTAATAGCTGCCAAGTGGCACAATAGTCTAACTTCCTGTTTATCAAGTGTAAAGGAGTCATATGTTCTGCCTGGGGACATCTTGTGATTGAGATGGACAGATTGAGGGTATATGTGTGTGGGGGGCACAGACTTAAAATctaaaatattcaatattaaagcaatttcagctgcagctcatttactaatgttttaaCCTCTTGACACAGAAAGTTTTTTTACACACTAAAAtgtgttactcagtaactacagggacttctctACAAACTAgtgggctattctttggtaatagaagggtATAAtaaccataggctgtttaaggggttaaggtgtGAGTTGGGAGAACTTCTGACTAAACTTTTTGGAGTCAACTCCAACAAtactctgtaatcagttactggcTCATTTTAAGTTGTCCTGACTTTATTGTTTTAAAGTGATATGTCATATACTGTGAGATACAACATTAGTTTTTATCTGGACACTACAGACCCTGAAACATCGTTAGTCACTATTTTTGTCTCttcatatcgtcgctgtccaataaaaaacaggtatctccaaaatgttcataactttgaatggaagttaatgtaaaataagagtttattccaagtaatgtTGAGCATTGCTATTGGTTCAAACGATGGAGAAAGCTAAAagcagacaaaaatggagatacgcatttttcattggacagcagaggGATTCTAAAAACTGCCAACTcactaaatgtaaataatacaaacaatgaataactgaataataagggGTCAAAATTTAGTTAAAATCATACTCTTACCAGCCAGCGTTTGAGAGTAATAGGGTTCATGTTGAACTCCTTTACCAGGCCTAAGTCATGGTACATGTACTCCAAGCAGCTGAGCATCTGAAGCACACAGAAAAATCCCGAATTGCTGGGCACCAATGCATGGCAAACATAGTGCATACTAGTGACTCAGAAATCATAGCGAATCTAAATATTTACATTCCTCTGAGGCAAACTCACCTCATTGTGCTCCCAGTGCCAGACATCAAACGTGGGTTTCTTCAGAGCTTCAATCGTCTCCTGAGAGAGTGTGtactgagaagaagaaaaaaaaaatgggcaTGAGGACGGaggatttgtttttctttcagcaCTTTTGATTCATTCAGAACATTGTGTTGAAGCTCAAAGCACCTTTGGATAGCTGGGAACATCCCGTCTAGGGGTTAGTTTCTTTCCATCATCCGAGAAGTTGTACTTACACGGGCAGTTCACTCTGAAAAGAGAGCGGTAGAGATAGTCATTGAGATAATGTACGTTTGAATTGAAGCTTCAGTTGACTTGTGAGGACCATTCCAGGTAGGTTATCGGGCCTATCTGTCAGGCTTGGGTTCATTTGAAGGAATTCCAGATGTTGTTATGATCAGTGTTCGCCTGCTtaccttcctcctcctctggagGTCATTtcatctctcagcttcttcaggtCGTTCTTGCACTTCTCAATCTCCACAACCTTGAGGCCCTCCACTGGGAAGCAAACCCAACAAAGCGACACCAGATCAGCATCAACAACAACTATCTGTGGGAAACTAACACCACTGACAATATAGATGCACAGAGGCTTTAGTAAAACCCTCAGACATCAAATATGCTCAGAATCCATACACTCCACTCTCTTCTCCAGCATAGCCAGCCTGTTGGTCACTTCAGTTTTCAGTTCATTGATCCTGAAGGCCCTTGAAAAGAGAAAGGCTTTTTTAGACAGGCAGCCTACAGTAACAGCAACAGCGGTGAAACAAGCCCGCGCTCTGGAGAGCTCTCGATGGgaaaataaacactgcagttacCTGCTGAACTGCTCTGCCACCTGCGATAACACGTTCTGAAACATGTCTTCTTTCTCTGCGGAGGGAAGCAAACAGGCTGTAAATCACAGCCGGGGCTTTAACTCGCCTCCGAACACAAGTGTGAGGAAACAGTCACCCGAGGCAATAAATGTCGTCGGTACAGGTTGAAAAGAGAACTGTAACACTGTCGGAAAGTGGGATGTGTTGCGCGTTACCTCCAAGCTGACCAGTGGACAGAGGAACCACTTTGTATAGAGAACTATAAGAAGGAAATGTGgtcaaaagaaacaagaaaatcAGTCGTCACAAAACAACTGaagcacatatttaaaaaagtaaataactacAGCACGGTCAAATAATAAAGTAGTAATATAGTTACCTGGGAGAGTTGGTGGGCATAGTGGGATCGATGGACACCAGGGCTCCCTCagggtccaccagcatgacagCTGTGTTCCTGTGAAGAGACATAGATGGAACGTGGGGAGAATGTGGGAGATTTGCTTGGCTTTTGATGCCAATCTAAGCCTCAGCTCTCATTTACAAACCAACTGGTCATTTTAATTGAAAAACCTACTATGAAGGTCCACTTTTTGGGTATTTTAAAAAAGCAGTGATACTGTTGTGTTGGGAGGGGACGATCACTCAAATAATACCTATTTAGCAACATTACAGTGGTCataaactgaccaatgatgaatGGTGTGACAAATTGTGCAGTCAGTACCTGGACACATATATGTGACTTACATAGTGAAATGCTCGCACTGTAGTTACTATATAGGTGACCTATATAAAAGCTTGTAAAGAGTCCACAAACTACAAGAACAGGTTTCTAATGTTTCTAATGAAATGAACAGAGTGTGTCTTAGAAGAACAGCAGGGGTTTGAGAGTTTAGATGGATTTAGGTGGTGGATATTAATGCAAAGCTACTAACCTGGGGATATTTGAAGAGGAACACAGCAAGTCTTTAATGTCACATGGACTGCAGTGCCGGCTGAACAACACCTACAAAGAGATAGTTcagcatttatttctttttagttGCATTGCTCGTCATGTGGAGAAACGGTTTGAACCCCATTATACATTTCACAGAAATATCGCTGAAACAAAGAGATATTGTGTAAAATATGTCAATGTGCACGATGTCAACGTTAGATCAATACCAATACTGTTTCTGTAAGTGCaaccaaatacattttatagacaaaagtatcgggacagcggttcattcgttgtttcttctgaaatctagggtatgaaaaagagtttatcctgcttttgttgcagtaactgtctctactgtccagggaagaaggctttc
The sequence above is drawn from the Salminus brasiliensis chromosome 11, fSalBra1.hap2, whole genome shotgun sequence genome and encodes:
- the pde9ac gene encoding high affinity cGMP-specific 3',5'-cyclic phosphodiesterase 9A isoform X4, coding for MAKCRRCCSAGTAVHVTLKTCCVPLQISPGTQLSCWWTLREPWCPSIPLCPPTLPVLYTKWFLCPLVSLEVTRNTSHFPTVLQFSFQPVPTTFIASEKEDMFQNVLSQVAEQFSRAFRINELKTEVTNRLAMLEKRVELEGLKVVEIEKCKNDLKKLRDEMTSRGGGRVNCPCKYNFSDDGKKLTPRRDVPSYPKYTLSQETIEALKKPTFDVWHWEHNEMLSCLEYMYHDLGLVKEFNMNPITLKRWLLAIQENYRSNPFHNFRHCFCVSQMMYGMIHLCNLQEKLTLTDLGILMTAAVCHDLDHPGYNNTYQINARTELAVRYNDISPLENHHCAVAFQILALPECNIFANVDSETFKQIRQAIITLILATDMARHGEILDSFKHKVDNFDFTNEEHVTCLKMVLIKCCDISNEVRPTEVAEPWVDCLLEEYFMQSDREKSEGLPVAPFMDRDKVTKPTAQIGFIKFVLIPMFETVMKLFPQIEEIMVQPLRDSRDHYEELKQIDDAMTEAQKKKTENMSLGGKKK
- the pde9ac gene encoding high affinity cGMP-specific 3',5'-cyclic phosphodiesterase 9A isoform X3 encodes the protein MGSGSSSYSPKTIYLDVDGKVQKVLFSRHCSPCDIKDLLCSSSNIPRNTAVMLVDPEGALVSIDPTMPTNSPSSLYKVVPLSTGQLGEKEDMFQNVLSQVAEQFSRAFRINELKTEVTNRLAMLEKRVELEGLKVVEIEKCKNDLKKLRDEMTSRGGGRVNCPCKYNFSDDGKKLTPRRDVPSYPKYTLSQETIEALKKPTFDVWHWEHNEMLSCLEYMYHDLGLVKEFNMNPITLKRWLLAIQENYRSNPFHNFRHCFCVSQMMYGMIHLCNLQEKLTLTDLGILMTAAVCHDLDHPGYNNTYQINARTELAVRYNDISPLENHHCAVAFQILALPECNIFANVDSETFKQIRQAIITLILATDMARHGEILDSFKHKVDNFDFTNEEHVTCLKMVLIKCCDISNEVRPTEVAEPWVDCLLEEYFMQSDREKSEGLPVAPFMDRDKVTKPTAQIGFIKFVLIPMFETVMKLFPQIEEIMVQPLRDSRDHYEELKQIDDAMTEVDPPLLPPLISTIHLLSTSSLKCTINGSHDFRLIQFFPGTE
- the pde9ac gene encoding high affinity cGMP-specific 3',5'-cyclic phosphodiesterase 9A isoform X1, whose product is MAKCRRCCSAGTAVHVTLKTCCVPLQISPGTQLSCWWTLREPWCPSIPLCPPTLPVLYTKWFLCPLVSLEVTRNTSHFPTVLQFSFQPVPTTFIASEKEDMFQNVLSQVAEQFSRAFRINELKTEVTNRLAMLEKRVELEGLKVVEIEKCKNDLKKLRDEMTSRGGGRVNCPCKYNFSDDGKKLTPRRDVPSYPKYTLSQETIEALKKPTFDVWHWEHNEMLSCLEYMYHDLGLVKEFNMNPITLKRWLLAIQENYRSNPFHNFRHCFCVSQMMYGMIHLCNLQEKLTLTDLGILMTAAVCHDLDHPGYNNTYQINARTELAVRYNDISPLENHHCAVAFQILALPECNIFANVDSETFKQIRQAIITLILATDMARHGEILDSFKHKVDNFDFTNEEHVTCLKMVLIKCCDISNEVRPTEVAEPWVDCLLEEYFMQSDREKSEGLPVAPFMDRDKVTKPTAQIGFIKFVLIPMFETVMKLFPQIEEIMVQPLRDSRDHYEELKQIDDAMTEVDPPLLPPLISTIHLLSTSSLKCTINGSHDFRLIQFFPGTE
- the pde9ac gene encoding high affinity cGMP-specific 3',5'-cyclic phosphodiesterase 9A isoform X7, translated to MGSGSSSYSPKTIYLDVDGKVQKVLFSRHCSPCDIKDLLCSSSNIPRNTAVMLVDPEGALVSIDPTMPTNSPSSLYKVVPLSTGQLGEKEDMFQNVLSQVAEQFSRAFRINELKTEVTNRLAMLEKRVELEGLKVVEIEKCKNDLKKLRDEMTSRGGGRVNCPCKYNFSDDGKKLTPRRDVPSYPKYTLSQETIEALKKPTFDVWHWEHNEMLSCLEYMYHDLGLVKEFNMNPITLKRWLLAIQENYRSNPFHNFRHCFCVSQMMYGMIHLCNLQEKLTLTDLGILMTAAVCHDLDHPGYNNTYQINARTELAVRYNDISPLENHHCAVAFQILALPECNIFANVDSETFKQIRQAIITLILATDMARHGEILDSFKHKVDNFDFTNEEHVTCLKMVLIKCCDISNEVRPTEVAEPWVDCLLEEYFMQSDREKSEGLPVAPFMDRDKVTKPTAQIGFIKFVLIPMFETVMKLFPQIEEIMVQPLRDSRDHYEELKQIDDAMTEGSCFLTRFRSDNRAPV
- the pde9ac gene encoding high affinity cGMP-specific 3',5'-cyclic phosphodiesterase 9A isoform X6: MGSGSSSYSPKTIYLDVDGKVQKVLFSRHCSPCDIKDLLCSSSNIPRNTAVMLVDPEGALVSIDPTMPTNSPSSLYKVVPLSTGQLGEKEDMFQNVLSQVAEQFSRAFRINELKTEVTNRLAMLEKRVELEGLKVVEIEKCKNDLKKLRDEMTSRGGGRVNCPCKYNFSDDGKKLTPRRDVPSYPKYTLSQETIEALKKPTFDVWHWEHNEMLSCLEYMYHDLGLVKEFNMNPITLKRWLLAIQENYRSNPFHNFRHCFCVSQMMYGMIHLCNLQEKLTLTDLGILMTAAVCHDLDHPGYNNTYQINARTELAVRYNDISPLENHHCAVAFQILALPECNIFANVDSETFKQIRQAIITLILATDMARHGEILDSFKHKVDNFDFTNEEHVTCLKMVLIKCCDISNEVRPTEVAEPWVDCLLEEYFMQSDREKSEGLPVAPFMDRDKVTKPTAQIGFIKFVLIPMFETVMKLFPQIEEIMVQPLRDSRDHYEELKQIDDAMTEAQKKKTENMSLGGKKK
- the pde9ac gene encoding high affinity cGMP-specific 3',5'-cyclic phosphodiesterase 9A isoform X2; translation: MAKCRRCCSAGTAVHVTLKTCCVPLQISPGTQLSCWWTLREPWCPSIPLCPPTLPVLYTKWFLCPLVSLEVTRNTSHFPTVLQFSFQPVPTTFIASEKEDMFQNVLSQVAEQFSRINELKTEVTNRLAMLEKRVELEGLKVVEIEKCKNDLKKLRDEMTSRGGGRVNCPCKYNFSDDGKKLTPRRDVPSYPKYTLSQETIEALKKPTFDVWHWEHNEMLSCLEYMYHDLGLVKEFNMNPITLKRWLLAIQENYRSNPFHNFRHCFCVSQMMYGMIHLCNLQEKLTLTDLGILMTAAVCHDLDHPGYNNTYQINARTELAVRYNDISPLENHHCAVAFQILALPECNIFANVDSETFKQIRQAIITLILATDMARHGEILDSFKHKVDNFDFTNEEHVTCLKMVLIKCCDISNEVRPTEVAEPWVDCLLEEYFMQSDREKSEGLPVAPFMDRDKVTKPTAQIGFIKFVLIPMFETVMKLFPQIEEIMVQPLRDSRDHYEELKQIDDAMTEVDPPLLPPLISTIHLLSTSSLKCTINGSHDFRLIQFFPGTE
- the pde9ac gene encoding high affinity cGMP-specific 3',5'-cyclic phosphodiesterase 9A isoform X5 is translated as MAKCRRCCSAGTAVHVTLKTCCVPLQISPGTQLSCWWTLREPWCPSIPLCPPTLPVLYTKWFLCPLVSLEVTRNTSHFPTVLQFSFQPVPTTFIASEKEDMFQNVLSQVAEQFSRAFRINELKTEVTNRLAMLEKRVELEGLKVVEIEKCKNDLKKLRDEMTSRGGGRVNCPCKYNFSDDGKKLTPRRDVPSYPKYTLSQETIEALKKPTFDVWHWEHNEMLSCLEYMYHDLGLVKEFNMNPITLKRWLLAIQENYRSNPFHNFRHCFCVSQMMYGMIHLCNLQEKLTLTDLGILMTAAVCHDLDHPGYNNTYQINARTELAVRYNDISPLENHHCAVAFQILALPECNIFANVDSETFKQIRQAIITLILATDMARHGEILDSFKHKVDNFDFTNEEHVTCLKMVLIKCCDISNEVRPTEVAEPWVDCLLEEYFMQSDREKSEGLPVAPFMDRDKVTKPTAQIGFIKFVLIPMFETVMKLFPQIEEIMVQPLRDSRDHYEELKQIDDAMTEGSCFLTRFRSDNRAPV